One Microtus pennsylvanicus isolate mMicPen1 chromosome 3, mMicPen1.hap1, whole genome shotgun sequence DNA window includes the following coding sequences:
- the LOC142846788 gene encoding olfactory receptor 8G50-like: protein MEQVNQSSLTEFILDGLTDIPELQLPLFLIFLGVYLVTVVGNLGMIILIVFSSQLHTPMYYLLSSLSFIDCCQSTVVTPKMLVNFVTEKNVISYQECMAQFYFFCVFGVADCYMLAVMAYDRYVAISNPLLYNVTMSYQVCLWMIAGVFGMGFLSSTAYAIFMIRLLFCKANIIRHYFCDYFPLLELSCSSTFINEVLLWSLGSFNIFIIVSILNIHSTGGRLKAFSTCSSHILAVAIFYGSTAFMYLQPPSVSSLGQSKLSSVFYTNVVPMLNPMIYSLRNKDVKVALKKLIQKVNVCTAKNDLY from the coding sequence ATGGAACAAGTAAATCAATCCTCATTGACTGAATTCATCCTTGATGGGTTAACAGATATTCCAGAACTTCAACTGCCCCTTTTCTTGATCTTTCTGGGAGTCTATTTGGTTACAGTTGTTGGAAATCTAGGCATGATCATCTTGATTGTGTTTAGTTCTCAGCTTCACACACCCATGTATTATTTACTCAGCAGTCTGTCCTTTATTGACTGCTGTCAGTCAACTGTAGTTACTCCCAAAATGCTGGTGAACTTTGTGACAGAGAAGAATGTCATCTCCTACCAAGAATGCATGGCTCAGTTCTACTTCTTCTGTGTTTTTGGTGTTGCAGATTGTTACATGTTGGCTGTGATGgcatatgaccgctatgtggctatCTCTAACCCATTGCTTTACAATGTAACTATGTCTTATCAAGTCTGTTTGTGGATGATAGCTGGGGTATTTGGTATGGGATTTCTTAGTTCCACAGCTTATGCTATCTTCATGATAAGATTGCTTTTCTGTAAGGCTAATATAATAAGGCAttatttctgtgattatttcccATTACTAGAGCTCTCTTGCTCTAGTACTTTTATCAATGAAGTACTATTATGGTCCCTTGGTTCATTTAACATCTTCATCATTGTCAGCATCCTCAACATTCATTCCACTGGGGGTAGACTCAAGGCCTTCagcacctgcagctcccacatcCTGGCTGTTGCTATTTTCTATGGTTCCACAGCTTTCATGTATCTTCAGCCACCATCAGTCAGCTCCCTGGGACAAAGTAAattgtcatctgtgttttataCCAATGTTGTGCCTATGTTGAATCCTATGATCTACAGCCTGAGAAATAAAGATGTCAAAGTTGCCctcaaaaaattaatacaaaaggTAAATGTCTGCACAGCAAAGAATGACTTATATTAG
- the LOC142846787 gene encoding olfactory receptor 8G50-like, with product MEEVNQTTVTEFILDGLTDNPELQLPLFLIFLGIYLVTVVGNLGMIILIIFSSQLHTPMYYLLSSLSFIDFCQSTVITPKMLVNFVTDKNVISYPECMAQFYFFCVFAVAECYMLAAMAYDRYVAISNPLLYNVIMSYQVCLWMIAGVYGMGFLSATVYAFFMIRLLFCKANIIRHYFCDYFPLLELSCSSTFINEVLLWSLGSLNILILAMTILSSYIFIIVSILNIHSTEGRLKAFSTCSSHIMAVAIFYGSLTFMYFQPPSVNSLGQSKLSSVFYTIVVPMLNPMIYSLRNKDVKVALKKLIHKVYFHTTMNDFH from the coding sequence ATGGAAGAAGTAAATCAAACCACAGTGACTGAATTCATCCTTGATGGGTTAACAGATAATCCAGAACTTCAACTGCCACTTTTCCTCATCTTTCTGGGAATCTATTTGGTTACAGTTGTAGGAAATCTAGGCATGATCATCTTGATTATTTTTAGTTCTCAGCTTCACACACCCATGTATTATTTACTTAGCAGTCTGTCCTTTATTGACTTTTGTCAGTCGACTGTCATTACTCCCAAAATGCTGGTGAATTTTGTGACAGATAAGAATGTCATCTCCTATCCAGAATGCATGGCTCAGTTCTACTTCTTCTGTGTTTTTGCCGTTGCAGAATGTTACATGTTAGCTGCAATGgcatatgaccgctatgtggctatCTCTAACCCTTTGCTTTACAATGTAATCATGTCCTATCAAGTCTGTTTGTGGATGATTGCTGGGGTATATGGAATGGGTTTTCTTAGTGCCACGGTTTATGCTTTCTTCATGATAAGATTGCTTTTCTGTAAGGCTAATATAATAAGGCAttatttctgtgattatttcccATTACTAGAGCTCTCTTGCTCTAGTACTTTTATCAATGAAGTACTATTATGGTCTCTTGGTTCACTTAACATTCTTATACTAGCTATGACCATTCTTAGTTCTTACATCTTCATCATTGTCAGCATCCTCAACATTCATTCCACTGAGGGAAGACTCAAGGCCTTCAGTACCTGCAGCTCCCACATAATGGCTGTTGCTATTTTCTACGGTTCTTTAACATTCATGTATTTTCAGCCACCATCAGTCAACTCTCTGGGACAAAGTAAATTGTCGTCTGTTTTTTATACCATTGTTGTGCCTATGTTGAATCCCATGATCTACAGCCTGAGAAATAAAGATGTCAAAGTTGccctaaaaaaattaatacataagGTATATTTCCACACAACAATGAATGATTTTCACTAG